The segment CTTGTTGACCAAGTCAGTGTTTGTTGTTTTGCTTGAAGTCCCAGCCACCCAGTTTTTTGGAGAAACAATTAATATTCTTTCATTGGCGATTAATGTATCTTTCCCAGCGGTGTTGATATTTCTTTCCATTATTTTTATTCGTTTACCTGGTGATGAAAATACTAAACGAATTATTACCGGAATTGAGGAGATTGTATTTAATGAAAAAAAACGTCCGCCTATTAAACTGAGAAAACCACGTGGTCGCCATCGTGTTATGAATGTTATTTTTACCTTAATTTATTCCATAACCTTTTTCATTTCATTTGGATTAACTATTTGGTTCTTGGAAATAATACATTTTAGTTGGGTAAGCGTTATTATATTCCTATTCTTCTTGGCTTTTGCCAGCTTCTTTATTATACGTATTCGTCGAACAGCCAAAGAGTGGATTGTGATTGATGCTCGTGAAAATATTATGGGCTTTTTGATTGATTTCTTCTCGGTACCAATTGTGGCGACTGGAAAATGGTTATCCGGAAAGTTTGCCCGTCTTAATGTTTTTGCCTTTATTCTTGATTTTATTATTGAAGCCCCATTTAAAGTATTAGTTGAAATTGCTGAACAGTGGACCAGGTATGTTAGAGAACGTAAGGATGAACTATAAACACTAAACAGTAAAATTTTTAAAACATAAAACTACAAAATTTTTTTCGCTTTTGTAGTTTTGATATTTAAGAGTTTTTAGTTTTGAACTTCTATGTTTATTTTTGATATTATTTTATTAATTATTCTAGCCGGTTTTGTTTTTTATGGGTTCTTTTTTGGTTTGATTAGAGCCGTGGGGATGTTGGCTGGTTTATTGGTTGGAGCTTGGATTGCATCACGTTACTATCTTTCTGTTTTCTCCTGGGTTGATCAGTGGTGGCCGGGTAATCCAAATATCGGTAAGGTTATTTGTTTTATTATTTGTTTTTCAATCATAAGTCATTTGGTTGGCTGGGTATTTATTTTATTTGAACAAGCCTTCAAAGTGATAACGATTATTCCTTTTGTAAAAACAATTAATCGCTTACTTGGAGCAGTTTTTGGTTTTGTGGAAGGAGCTTTGGCTCTTGGATTAATTTTATATATTTCTTCAAAATATTTACCAGCTGGTTTATTATTAGCTCAGTGGTTGGAGGGATCAAAAATCGCATCATTCTTAATTAGTTTCTCAAAAATTTTAGCCCCGATTTTGCCGGAGATTTATAAAAAGATTCAAACAATCATTTAGGCAATTATAAAACTATAAAAATAAAAACTGCAAAATTGGTATAGAATTTTTTTAGTTTTATCATTTTAACGTTTTGCATTTAACTCTATGTATTTTGATACTCATAGTCATATAAATACCGAAGCCTTTGCCCTTGATGCTGATAAGGTTATTAAACGTGCCCTTGATCACCACACTTCGCTAGTGATTATTGGCACCGACTATAAGTCATCAAAAAAAGCTTTAGAACAAGCTAATCGTTATGAATCAGGCGTCTGGGCAGCTATCGGTTTACACCCACAGTCCCTTCAATCATATATAGAAGAAACAGCTGATGGACCAAAAGAAATTCCAGCGGAAAAATTTAATTTTGATATGTATGCTACGTTGGCAAAATTTCCAAAAACCGTGGCGATTGGTGAAATTGGTTTAGATTATTCTTGGCGTGAAACCGATCTTGATATTGAAGCAATAAAAAGAGAACAAAAATTAGTTCTCTCTGAACAACTATTATTAGCTCGACGTTTTGATTTGCCGGCCATTATTCATTGCCGTCAGGCTCATGATGATTTACTGCCTTTACTACAAAATTTTCGTCATCAGTACAAAGAAATGATTCCTAAAGATCGGCCTTGGGGTGTTATTCATTGTTTCTCTGGTGATGAAAATTTAGCTTGGCAGTATTTTAATTTAGGTTTAATTATTTCTTTTACTGGTTTGATTACCTTTAGCCAACGGTGGGATGAATTAATTCGTAAAATTCCAGCTGATAAAATAATGATTGAAACAGATTCACCATATATGACACCCGAGCCACATCGAGGAAAACGTAATGAGCCAGTCTTGGTTCGATTTGTTGCCGAGCGTATTGCTGAAATTAGGGGAGTGAGCGTTGATAATATTGCTCAGATGACAACAGCGAATGCTAAGCAATTGTTTAAGTTGAAATAATTTAGGCTGCCTGAACATATACCTCTTTTATGCTCTCTTTAATTTCTTTTTTTTCATTGTCTTTAAATAATTCTTTTGCTCTTTTTTTTAGTTCGGCTTCAGCTTCACTAAAGCTCCTAAATACTAGTTGTTTAAAGTAATCTTCTTTTTTATCAGGAATATTACCTTCATAATTTACAGCTACAAAATCTTTTGGATCAGGGACAATATTTGGGTGTTCAGGCGGAGCAATCTCTGGTATTGCCCAAAATTGAAAAGTTGCGCCATTGAGTTTTGGATGAATAACGCCGCCTTCGAGAGTGAAAAGAGGTTCTATTTTTTTCTTTAAGGCCTCATATCCTAGGACTTCTTTATAATGTTTGTCTATTGCGTTAATAACGGACATATAGTCTGGCACAGATTCATGAAAAAATTTATTTTCTATATTCATAAAGGAAGTTATTTATAATAGATTAAGTATAGCATGGCCTTTGTTATTTCGACTCTCCTTTGTCATCCCAGCTTATACACTGTCATCCCCGACTTGGTCGGGGATCCAGTCTTGATATTGCAAAAAGATTATCCTTATTATTTTATTTAATCTTCTCTTTAATATACCAATGCCACCTTTTGAAAAAAAATGGCACCAAAATAACAAGCCTAGAGAAAATGTACTACAGGTATCGTTCATTCAAGAAGCCTCGCTTAAACTCCTCGTCCTCACTATAATGAGGACTCGTCAAACAGTAAGCTCGGCCACATTCTTGAATTCACTCACCTGTTACGTACATTTTCTAAGGCTTGTAGGAATAATTATTCTGTCATCCCCGACTTGGTCGGGGATCTCGTGAATAATAGAAAATACAAATTTTACCCAGATCCCCGCATGCGCCTGCCTGCCGGCAGGCAGGCGGGGATGACATGAAAAAATACAGGTATGACAGAGTAGAAACGTTAACGGCAAAAAATACCTTAGCTGGGTCCCAGCTTTCGCTGGGATGACAGAAAGAAGACCGGTATGACAGAGTAGATGGCAATGACAAGAATAAAAAAAGCCATCTCTGTAAAAGATGGCTCCAATTTCATTTTTCTTTTTCAATTTTAGTTTATGAACTGGTTATTCTTTTATTACTGGTCTCAAAACTGTTACCTTTGGAGCATTTGGTCCAGTATAGATCATGTCGTTCAATCCATACCATTCGCCATCTTTCTGCAAAATACTTCCTTCCCTTGATTTGCAAAAAAATGCCTTCGTATTGCTTCTTATCACTAGTACATTATAGGCATACAACCCTGCTTGTGCCTTATAGCCTTTTTGTTTAAGCTTTTCAATTATTTGGCTTAATGGCATGCTATTCGGTAATGCGGTGTCCTCGAATATTTCCGACATTGATAGTTCAGTGCTTCTATACCAAACCCCACTATGTAGCGTCGTGAAATCCTCATCTGTATAGACTGTTTGTCCATACATTGAGCTTGTTGCGACTAAAAAAAGAAGCACAGTTATTAGCATTTT is part of the Candidatus Falkowbacteria bacterium genome and harbors:
- a CDS encoding TatD family hydrolase, whose translation is MYFDTHSHINTEAFALDADKVIKRALDHHTSLVIIGTDYKSSKKALEQANRYESGVWAAIGLHPQSLQSYIEETADGPKEIPAEKFNFDMYATLAKFPKTVAIGEIGLDYSWRETDLDIEAIKREQKLVLSEQLLLARRFDLPAIIHCRQAHDDLLPLLQNFRHQYKEMIPKDRPWGVIHCFSGDENLAWQYFNLGLIISFTGLITFSQRWDELIRKIPADKIMIETDSPYMTPEPHRGKRNEPVLVRFVAERIAEIRGVSVDNIAQMTTANAKQLFKLK
- a CDS encoding CvpA family protein, with the translated sequence MFIFDIILLIILAGFVFYGFFFGLIRAVGMLAGLLVGAWIASRYYLSVFSWVDQWWPGNPNIGKVICFIICFSIISHLVGWVFILFEQAFKVITIIPFVKTINRLLGAVFGFVEGALALGLILYISSKYLPAGLLLAQWLEGSKIASFLISFSKILAPILPEIYKKIQTII